The following are encoded in a window of Collinsella aerofaciens genomic DNA:
- the istA gene encoding IS21 family transposase: MNERHDDLQEIIDAALREMAAEEGDGFDPQACNLAEFCRRTGLTRSRARTVRAHGFRALPHGNSGRRAAPGVLAGHTGLVDDLLRKGVTNSQVIFERLLGQGYAGGLTTVKTYIAAHRDLVPAKRRQAAPQGCRGQRFRTAPGEAYQMDWGFVAVERPGGERARIACFAMVCHHCGGAHVEFFPNARQENLLIGMLHAFSALGVPATVLTDNMKSVVVRRDADGRPVWQADYAEFMGVVGFRTRLCRPRHPYTKGKVERLVRFVKGNFLAGRSFTDLDALNREAALWCAEQGGRWRRAAACVPMREHEAACSANTRPLEVTAEVERYLCPRRKISFDGFVSFEGHRYGVPYWYVRRECRVNREGRVVHIYSDDLSRELVAHAVGTGADSWCEGQWETSPAQPEELPTQPVGTVVEQIAPPRTKPGFERFDFGRAE; this comes from the coding sequence GTGAACGAGAGACACGATGACCTACAGGAGATTATAGACGCGGCGCTCCGGGAGATGGCCGCGGAGGAGGGCGACGGGTTCGACCCGCAGGCATGCAACCTCGCGGAGTTCTGCAGGAGGACGGGGCTCACCCGCTCCCGCGCGAGGACGGTCAGGGCACACGGGTTCAGGGCCCTGCCCCACGGGAACAGCGGGAGGAGGGCCGCGCCGGGCGTGCTCGCCGGCCACACCGGCCTGGTGGACGACCTCCTGCGGAAGGGCGTCACCAACTCGCAGGTGATATTCGAGCGGCTGCTCGGCCAGGGCTACGCCGGCGGCCTCACCACGGTGAAGACCTATATCGCCGCGCACCGGGACCTCGTGCCCGCGAAGAGGCGGCAGGCGGCCCCGCAGGGCTGCCGCGGCCAGCGCTTCAGGACGGCGCCCGGAGAGGCCTACCAGATGGACTGGGGCTTCGTCGCGGTCGAGCGCCCTGGCGGGGAGCGGGCGCGGATCGCCTGCTTCGCCATGGTCTGCCACCATTGCGGGGGCGCCCACGTCGAGTTCTTCCCGAACGCGCGCCAGGAGAACCTCCTCATCGGGATGCTGCACGCGTTCTCGGCGCTGGGCGTGCCCGCGACCGTGCTCACCGACAACATGAAGAGCGTGGTCGTCCGCCGCGATGCCGACGGCCGGCCCGTCTGGCAGGCCGACTACGCCGAGTTCATGGGCGTCGTCGGCTTCCGCACCAGGTTGTGCAGGCCGCGCCACCCCTATACGAAGGGCAAGGTGGAGAGGCTCGTCCGCTTCGTGAAGGGGAACTTCCTCGCGGGAAGGTCCTTTACCGACCTTGACGCCCTCAACCGGGAGGCCGCCCTCTGGTGCGCCGAGCAGGGAGGCCGCTGGCGGCGCGCGGCGGCATGCGTCCCGATGCGCGAGCACGAGGCGGCGTGCTCGGCGAACACCAGGCCGCTCGAGGTCACGGCCGAGGTCGAGCGGTACCTGTGCCCGCGCCGGAAGATCTCCTTCGACGGCTTCGTGAGCTTCGAGGGGCACCGCTACGGCGTGCCCTACTGGTACGTCCGCCGCGAGTGCAGGGTGAACCGGGAGGGGCGCGTGGTGCACATATACAGCGACGACCTCTCCCGCGAGCTCGTCGCCCACGCCGTCGGCACCGGCGCCGACAGCTGGTGCGAGGGGCAGTGGGAGACATCGCCGGCGCAGCCCGAGGAGCTGCCGACCCAGCCGGTGGGGACCGTGGTCGAGCAAATCGCCCCGCCCAGGACGAAACCCGGTTTCGAGAGGTTCGACTTCGGGAGGGCCGAATGA
- a CDS encoding ATP-binding protein, with amino-acid sequence MMAGAGASPYELASDAASRLGIAVGAEELATLASDLDLGDGEMAAVAATFSYLAEKRRLASIETLLRLSRLPRREPKTFEGFDFSRIQGRDAAALGKLPSLADLYAHRNVAFVGPGGIGKTHLAQAYGRECCMRGLKTYYIKATELRDRFQKAVQRGNTSRVVSSLVKPSCLIVDEVGRCVYDRPCTDLFFDVVDRRYEKEGPNAMVLTSNIAPSGWDEFFTGDDTLLCALDRLFDKASVFVMRGPSYRGRELDTYSVEAVPQAVKVRGIQPEGM; translated from the coding sequence ATGATGGCGGGCGCGGGGGCGAGCCCCTACGAGCTCGCGAGCGACGCCGCGTCGAGGCTCGGGATCGCCGTCGGGGCGGAGGAGCTCGCGACCCTCGCCTCGGACCTCGACCTCGGCGACGGGGAGATGGCCGCCGTGGCAGCCACCTTCTCCTACCTTGCGGAGAAGAGGAGGCTCGCCTCCATCGAGACGCTGCTGAGGCTGAGCAGGCTGCCCAGGCGCGAGCCCAAGACCTTCGAGGGCTTCGACTTCTCCAGGATCCAGGGCCGGGACGCGGCCGCGCTGGGCAAGCTCCCGTCGCTGGCCGACCTCTACGCGCACCGCAACGTCGCCTTCGTCGGGCCCGGCGGCATAGGGAAGACGCACCTCGCGCAGGCCTACGGGCGCGAGTGCTGCATGCGGGGGCTCAAGACCTACTACATAAAGGCGACCGAGCTCAGGGACAGGTTCCAGAAGGCCGTCCAGCGGGGAAACACCTCGCGGGTCGTCTCCTCGCTCGTCAAGCCGTCGTGCCTCATCGTTGACGAGGTGGGGAGATGCGTCTACGACAGGCCGTGCACCGACCTGTTCTTCGATGTCGTCGACAGGCGCTACGAGAAGGAGGGGCCGAACGCGATGGTCCTCACGAGCAACATCGCCCCGAGCGGGTGGGATGAGTTCTTCACGGGCGACGACACGCTCCTCTGCGCCCTCGACAGGCTGTTCGACAAGGCGTCGGTGTTCGTGATGCGGGGCCCGAGCTACCGCGGCAGGGAGCTTGACACCTACTCGGTGGAGGCCGTCCCCCAGGCGGTGAAGGTGAGGGGGATCCAGCCCGAGGGGATGTAG
- the gatA gene encoding Asp-tRNA(Asn)/Glu-tRNA(Gln) amidotransferase subunit GatA — translation MALSFDSLTAAQIAAGVAAGDFTATEVAQASLAAIEAREGGVQAFLQVAPELALEAAARVDADRAAGKPLPPLAGVPLAIKDNMNLVGTRTTCASRMLADYQSVYTATCVQRMLDAGCLPMGKANMDEFAFGSSTESSAFHRTNNPWDTERVPGGSSGGSAAAVAAGEVALSLGSDTGGSIRQPASLCGVVGFKPTYGAVSRYGVVAFGSSLDQVGPFGRTVEDVALAMNALTGAGHDPYDCTSQDCAVDFTEHLNNSIEGKRVGIIPAFMEAEGLTPEVKAAVQRAAQELQNQGAELVEVDLPHLDAAIAAYYVIGPAEAFSNLARFDGIRYGYQEEGCANLSDQSSLSRAHGFGAEAKRRQMLGAYLLSSGVYDKYYYAAQKARTLITQDYDAAYAKVDTILMPASPRTAFKFGEISDPTQMYLSDLYTISLNICGNGGISVPLGLGEDTQLPVSAQLVGPAFKDRQLLTFARALERGFADAATGAPALSVAPEFAGKGGEL, via the coding sequence ATGGCGCTAAGCTTCGATTCCCTTACCGCCGCCCAGATCGCCGCGGGCGTTGCCGCCGGCGACTTTACCGCTACCGAGGTGGCCCAGGCCTCCCTTGCTGCCATCGAGGCGCGCGAGGGCGGGGTCCAGGCATTCCTGCAGGTGGCGCCCGAGCTTGCGCTCGAGGCTGCTGCGCGCGTGGATGCCGACCGTGCCGCAGGCAAGCCGCTGCCCCCGCTTGCGGGCGTGCCGCTGGCCATCAAGGACAACATGAACCTCGTGGGCACGCGCACCACCTGCGCTTCCCGCATGCTCGCGGACTACCAGAGCGTTTACACCGCCACCTGCGTCCAGCGCATGCTCGATGCCGGCTGCCTGCCCATGGGCAAGGCCAACATGGACGAGTTTGCCTTTGGCAGCTCCACCGAGAGCTCAGCGTTCCACCGCACCAACAACCCTTGGGATACCGAGCGCGTGCCCGGCGGCTCCTCGGGCGGCTCCGCTGCCGCCGTCGCCGCGGGCGAGGTCGCGCTCTCGCTGGGCTCGGACACCGGCGGCTCCATTCGCCAGCCGGCGTCGCTGTGCGGCGTGGTGGGCTTTAAGCCCACGTATGGCGCCGTGAGCCGTTACGGCGTGGTCGCCTTTGGCTCGTCGCTCGACCAGGTGGGCCCCTTTGGCCGCACGGTCGAGGATGTCGCGCTGGCCATGAACGCGCTTACCGGCGCGGGCCATGATCCGTACGACTGCACCAGCCAGGATTGCGCCGTCGACTTTACCGAGCATCTCAACAACAGCATCGAGGGCAAGCGCGTGGGCATCATCCCCGCATTTATGGAGGCCGAGGGCCTGACGCCCGAGGTCAAGGCCGCTGTTCAGCGCGCCGCCCAGGAGCTGCAGAACCAGGGCGCCGAGCTGGTCGAGGTCGACCTGCCGCACCTGGACGCCGCTATCGCCGCCTACTACGTCATCGGCCCGGCCGAGGCGTTCTCCAACCTGGCCCGCTTCGACGGCATTCGCTACGGCTATCAGGAGGAGGGCTGCGCCAACCTGTCCGACCAGAGCTCGCTTTCGCGCGCCCACGGCTTTGGTGCCGAGGCCAAGCGACGTCAGATGCTCGGCGCCTACCTGCTGAGCTCGGGCGTGTACGACAAGTACTACTACGCTGCGCAAAAGGCCCGCACGCTCATCACGCAGGACTACGACGCCGCGTATGCCAAGGTGGACACTATTCTCATGCCCGCCTCGCCGCGCACGGCCTTTAAGTTTGGCGAGATCAGCGACCCCACGCAGATGTACCTCTCCGACCTGTACACCATCTCGCTCAACATTTGCGGCAACGGTGGTATCTCGGTGCCGCTGGGCCTGGGCGAGGATACTCAGCTGCCCGTTTCTGCCCAGCTGGTGGGTCCGGCGTTTAAGGACCGTCAACTGCTCACGTTTGCCCGCGCCCTGGAGCGCGGCTTTGCCGATGCCGCCACGGGTGCGCCCGCGCTTTCCGTCGCGCCCGAATTTGCCGGGAAGGGAGGCGAGCTGTAA
- the gatC gene encoding Asp-tRNA(Asn)/Glu-tRNA(Gln) amidotransferase subunit GatC yields MALSEKDVRGIAEYAKIALTDDELTQMTSYMNDAVQMLEPVLQYDLPDVEPTFHPIGSLSNVMGDDLREPERDLPLDVALENAGSARERYFRVPSILGEGESE; encoded by the coding sequence ATGGCACTCAGCGAGAAAGACGTGCGCGGCATCGCCGAGTACGCAAAGATCGCACTGACCGATGACGAGCTCACCCAGATGACGTCCTACATGAATGACGCCGTCCAGATGCTCGAGCCCGTCCTGCAATATGACTTACCCGACGTGGAGCCCACGTTCCATCCCATCGGAAGCCTGTCCAACGTGATGGGCGACGACCTGCGCGAGCCCGAGCGCGACCTGCCGCTCGACGTCGCGCTTGAAAACGCCGGCAGCGCGCGTGAGCGCTACTTCCGCGTGCCGTCCATTTTGGGAGAGGGGGAGAGCGAATAA
- a CDS encoding DUF6110 family protein: MKKSTFNTLLVGGGFLLGTAGIKLLTSAPVKNACVQGIACGMRIKNGYQDMVEQAKANVDDMVAEAAYITQSEAAADEAAE; the protein is encoded by the coding sequence ATGAAGAAGTCGACGTTTAACACCCTGCTTGTTGGTGGCGGTTTTCTGCTCGGCACGGCCGGCATCAAGCTGCTTACCAGCGCTCCGGTCAAGAATGCCTGCGTGCAGGGTATCGCGTGCGGCATGCGCATCAAGAACGGCTACCAGGACATGGTCGAGCAGGCCAAGGCTAATGTCGACGACATGGTTGCCGAGGCTGCCTACATCACCCAGAGCGAGGCCGCTGCTGACGAGGCAGCCGAGTAA
- the gatB gene encoding Asp-tRNA(Asn)/Glu-tRNA(Gln) amidotransferase subunit GatB translates to MKELSEVLQDWEAVIGLEIHTELTALDTKMFCNCKLSHDDEPNANVCPVCLGLPGALPVPNKRAIESIVKAGLATNCEIQRHSMFYRKHYFYPDMAKNFQTTQGPVAFAMYGHLDLDVTGRGAAERPDCAFGEAEAQSLASASANAEGLSTSMTSTMREGTQRAGHLASYDASNLQMPERREDGSYTVPIRILRIHMEEDAAKMVHVGGAEGRITAAAESLVDYNRCGTPLIELVTEPDLRTPEEARLFMEKLRRIFVTLGISDCSMEKGSMRCDGNVSLRRRGETKLGTKTELKNLNSFKSLHDGLAYEICRQAEVLEEGGIIYQETRHWEPSRKRTVVMRVKETADDYRLFPDPDLAPFDLDDEFIDRCRGEIPELPDAKRARFEADFGIKAADAEQIAGDPEFADFFEAAAAGMAGKEAQTVANLLVNEMIAYLKGAGVSLAESGIAPAQVAALAKLLATDAISSNQAHEVFEAMAQTGDDPNKIVDERGMRQVSDAGALQPIVDEVLANCADQAQQYRDGNQKVIGFLVGQCMKASRGKGNPKLFNELLRTSLS, encoded by the coding sequence ATGAAGGAGCTTTCCGAGGTCCTGCAGGATTGGGAGGCCGTGATCGGCCTGGAGATCCATACCGAGCTCACCGCACTCGATACCAAGATGTTCTGCAACTGCAAGCTCAGCCACGATGACGAGCCCAACGCCAACGTGTGCCCGGTGTGCCTGGGCCTGCCCGGCGCCCTGCCGGTGCCCAACAAGCGCGCCATCGAGAGCATCGTCAAGGCCGGCCTCGCCACCAACTGCGAGATCCAGCGCCACTCGATGTTCTACCGCAAGCACTACTTCTACCCCGACATGGCCAAGAACTTCCAAACCACGCAGGGTCCGGTCGCTTTTGCCATGTACGGTCACCTGGACCTGGACGTGACCGGTCGCGGTGCCGCCGAGCGCCCCGACTGCGCATTTGGCGAGGCCGAGGCCCAGAGCCTGGCGAGCGCCTCGGCCAACGCCGAGGGCCTGTCCACGTCCATGACGTCGACCATGCGCGAGGGCACCCAGCGCGCCGGCCACCTGGCCAGCTATGACGCGTCCAACCTGCAGATGCCCGAGCGTCGCGAGGACGGTTCCTACACGGTGCCCATCCGCATCCTGCGCATCCACATGGAGGAGGACGCAGCCAAGATGGTGCACGTGGGCGGTGCCGAGGGCCGCATTACCGCCGCGGCCGAGTCGCTCGTCGACTACAACCGCTGCGGCACGCCTTTGATTGAGCTCGTGACCGAGCCCGACTTGCGTACGCCCGAGGAGGCTCGCCTGTTTATGGAGAAGCTCCGTCGCATCTTTGTGACGCTGGGCATTTCGGACTGCTCCATGGAGAAGGGCTCCATGCGTTGCGACGGCAACGTGTCGCTTCGCCGCCGCGGCGAGACCAAGCTGGGCACCAAGACCGAGCTCAAGAACCTCAACTCATTTAAGAGCCTGCACGACGGCCTTGCCTACGAGATTTGCCGCCAGGCCGAGGTACTCGAGGAGGGCGGCATCATCTATCAAGAGACCCGCCACTGGGAGCCCAGCCGCAAGCGCACCGTGGTCATGCGTGTGAAGGAAACGGCCGACGACTATCGCCTGTTCCCCGACCCCGATCTGGCGCCGTTCGATCTGGACGACGAGTTCATCGACCGTTGCCGTGGCGAGATCCCCGAGCTGCCCGATGCCAAGCGCGCCCGTTTTGAGGCCGACTTTGGCATTAAGGCGGCGGATGCCGAGCAAATCGCCGGCGACCCCGAGTTTGCCGACTTCTTTGAGGCCGCTGCTGCCGGTATGGCCGGCAAAGAGGCCCAGACGGTCGCTAACCTGCTGGTCAACGAGATGATCGCCTACCTTAAGGGCGCGGGCGTGTCGCTCGCCGAATCCGGCATCGCGCCGGCTCAGGTAGCAGCCCTTGCCAAGCTGCTGGCGACCGATGCTATCAGCTCCAACCAGGCGCACGAGGTCTTTGAGGCCATGGCCCAAACCGGCGACGATCCCAACAAGATCGTCGACGAGCGTGGTATGCGTCAGGTGAGCGATGCCGGCGCGCTGCAGCCGATCGTGGACGAAGTCCTGGCAAACTGTGCCGATCAGGCGCAGCAGTATCGTGACGGCAACCAGAAGGTCATCGGCTTTTTGGTGGGCCAGTGTATGAAGGCGAGCCGCGGCAAGGGTAACCCCAAGCTCTTCAACGAGTTGCTGAGAACGTCGCTCTCGTAG
- a CDS encoding isopeptide-forming domain-containing fimbrial protein gives MSKNIARLAVTAGLTAALSFGGVMAPVTMAFAEGTGSTVTFEDADYTASTTYKGIQIFKAKVTTTGGNTTVSSIEWASSEAQTAVVNAIKTKDTSYDSENAQDAADWLSIKSEVTGTDSKVASDNVLSLIADGLKSSTAWKVTSEGSASLSGLGAGYWLFLTATPGKPADKSTDVFTSPVYAVIDGVNAKTVMPKKGVPTVEKKVLDDADAADAADIKGSNKWNDVADSQIGQEVNYKLTGTIASNYATFGTYAYKFTDGLSNGLDYVKGSVKVYALNGETYSEIKSSNYTVTDADASNNNTLTVEFKTGDGKKGLKDVSDVNADTKIVVLYKAKLNGNAVIGNATDGNKGGNPNTVKLEYSNNPYAEGTGETIEDTVADFAFKLNLNKVDQGTERGLAGAVFTIQSDDANTQGQYIASKDDPTAGVVAGQLVTVAGTTSLPGYVKFTSGDNGQIAVKGLDEGSYKVTEVQAPNEKYTKANPFTFTITATYDDASMKVTGLTAAVSKADEGRTDIAFGKLDGNDGDNKLTGTDGTGTNAATGEITINVGNTKSVGLPLTGLNGVTFTWIAGGAVLCIGVAHLIRSRKQAEESEQE, from the coding sequence ATGAGCAAGAACATCGCACGCCTGGCAGTAACCGCCGGCCTCACAGCAGCGCTGAGCTTCGGCGGAGTTATGGCGCCGGTGACCATGGCGTTTGCCGAGGGAACGGGGTCGACCGTCACGTTCGAGGACGCCGATTACACTGCGTCCACGACCTATAAGGGTATCCAGATCTTCAAGGCAAAGGTCACGACGACCGGTGGGAATACGACGGTGAGTAGCATCGAATGGGCCAGCTCCGAAGCCCAAACTGCTGTCGTAAACGCCATCAAGACAAAGGATACATCCTACGATAGCGAGAACGCACAGGATGCTGCCGATTGGCTTAGCATCAAATCTGAAGTTACCGGGACCGATTCGAAGGTTGCTAGCGACAACGTTCTCAGTCTAATCGCCGATGGCCTGAAGAGCAGCACCGCCTGGAAGGTGACGAGCGAGGGCAGTGCATCCCTTTCCGGACTCGGCGCCGGCTACTGGCTCTTCCTCACCGCTACTCCCGGTAAGCCTGCTGACAAGTCGACCGATGTGTTCACCTCTCCCGTCTACGCCGTGATCGACGGCGTGAACGCGAAGACCGTTATGCCAAAGAAGGGCGTGCCCACTGTCGAGAAGAAGGTCCTCGACGATGCCGACGCCGCCGATGCCGCCGACATCAAGGGCTCCAACAAATGGAATGATGTCGCCGATTCCCAGATCGGCCAGGAAGTTAACTACAAGCTTACCGGCACGATCGCCAGCAACTACGCTACCTTTGGCACGTATGCTTACAAGTTCACCGACGGGCTTTCCAATGGCCTTGACTATGTCAAAGGCTCGGTTAAGGTGTACGCGCTGAACGGCGAGACTTACAGCGAGATTAAGTCGAGCAATTATACCGTGACGGATGCTGATGCTAGCAACAACAACACGCTGACGGTCGAGTTTAAGACCGGAGACGGCAAGAAGGGCCTCAAGGACGTCAGTGACGTGAACGCCGACACCAAGATCGTTGTCCTTTACAAGGCCAAGCTCAACGGCAACGCCGTGATCGGCAACGCAACCGACGGCAACAAGGGCGGTAACCCCAACACCGTCAAGCTCGAGTACTCCAACAACCCGTATGCCGAGGGCACGGGCGAGACGATCGAGGATACCGTCGCCGACTTCGCGTTCAAGCTCAACCTCAACAAGGTCGACCAGGGCACCGAGAGGGGCCTTGCGGGCGCCGTCTTCACCATCCAGTCCGATGATGCGAACACTCAAGGCCAGTATATCGCCTCGAAGGACGACCCCACCGCGGGCGTCGTCGCGGGCCAGCTCGTGACCGTTGCCGGCACCACCAGCCTTCCCGGTTACGTGAAGTTCACGTCTGGCGATAATGGCCAGATTGCCGTGAAAGGTCTCGATGAAGGCTCCTACAAGGTGACCGAGGTCCAGGCTCCCAATGAGAAGTACACCAAGGCCAACCCCTTCACTTTCACCATCACCGCGACGTATGATGACGCGAGCATGAAGGTGACGGGCCTCACGGCGGCGGTTTCCAAGGCCGACGAGGGCCGCACCGACATCGCCTTCGGTAAGCTCGACGGCAATGACGGAGACAATAAGCTGACCGGTACGGATGGCACCGGCACCAACGCCGCCACCGGTGAGATCACCATCAACGTCGGCAACACCAAGTCCGTCGGCCTCCCGCTGACCGGCCTCAACGGCGTGACCTTCACTTGGATCGCTGGTGGCGCGGTGCTGTGCATCGGCGTGGCGCACCTCATCCGCAGCCGTAAGCAGGCTGAGGAGTCCGAGCAGGAGTAA
- a CDS encoding class C sortase, whose translation MSRANKHSKPAGGKRRRKRLPRWADRLITIVIILIGVGLMTWPWILDRLEASGVFNQISTVSSTVDALSAEERERILLQARSFNEQLAGEATELPADQIEPYAQQLIFDRDPMMSWVEIPSIDVSMPIYHGTSEEVLMAGVGHLEGTSLPVGGTSTHCVLTAHSGMRNLSMFDDIHSLEPGDLVLLRTMNKTLAYKMVDSEVVLPEEMESLTIEPGADKVTLVTCTPYGVNDHRLLVHCVRTKYSKKDVDKQKSLAGRHWGKREFAVLIVVVAIVLLLLDIVIHAGRKRRKAKASA comes from the coding sequence ATGTCACGTGCAAACAAACACTCCAAGCCCGCGGGCGGCAAGCGCCGTCGCAAGCGACTGCCGCGCTGGGCCGACCGGCTCATCACCATCGTCATCATCCTTATTGGCGTGGGCCTTATGACCTGGCCGTGGATCTTGGACCGGCTCGAGGCCTCGGGCGTGTTCAACCAGATCAGCACGGTGTCCAGCACCGTGGACGCGCTGTCTGCCGAGGAGCGCGAGCGCATCCTGCTGCAGGCGCGCTCCTTTAACGAGCAGCTGGCGGGCGAGGCCACCGAGCTTCCCGCCGACCAGATCGAGCCCTACGCTCAGCAACTTATCTTTGACCGCGACCCCATGATGAGCTGGGTCGAGATCCCCTCCATCGATGTGAGCATGCCCATCTACCACGGCACGAGCGAGGAGGTCCTTATGGCGGGCGTCGGCCACCTGGAGGGCACGAGCCTGCCGGTGGGTGGCACCTCGACGCATTGCGTGCTCACCGCGCACTCGGGCATGCGCAACCTGAGCATGTTCGACGACATTCACTCGCTGGAGCCCGGTGACCTGGTGCTGCTGCGCACCATGAACAAGACGCTCGCCTATAAGATGGTGGACTCCGAGGTGGTGCTGCCCGAGGAGATGGAGTCGCTGACCATCGAGCCCGGCGCCGACAAGGTGACGCTCGTCACCTGTACGCCCTACGGCGTGAACGACCATCGTCTGCTGGTGCATTGCGTGCGCACCAAGTACAGCAAGAAGGACGTCGACAAGCAAAAGTCGCTGGCTGGCCGCCACTGGGGCAAGCGCGAGTTTGCCGTGCTCATCGTGGTCGTAGCCATTGTGCTGTTGCTGCTGGACATCGTGATCCACGCGGGCCGCAAGCGCCGCAAGGCCAAGGCCTCGGCATAA
- a CDS encoding heavy metal translocating P-type ATPase, whose amino-acid sequence MPESDLDALLKLGGEIDGVRKVRVYGRIGQMALEYDEPRRDAVLTAVGALDAQAIADAKTGYVMQLEPRKHKLVMDLATLVGAHYARRWFLPTPLRAVFVVAGYMAFLRAALHELAQPRLTVPVLDASAIGISFVKRDVDTAGQTMFLLNVGELLEDYTRAMSENELINSLLDVPDKAQKVVGDTEVSVAATELEPGDLVAVRTGMSICIDGVVEQGSAMVNQATLTGEPLAVERSAGDDVFAGTVVEDGSILVRVRANTAQTKLRSIVSLVQTADSLKSEGQSHMEDLANKIVPWNFLLAGLVALTTRSLIKTSAALMVDYSCALKLTGSVAVMTAMSDAAKMGVMVKGAKYFESFAKADTIVFDKTGTLTEAQPRLACVLTTDGWSEDEVLRLSACLEEHFPHPVARAVVNAARERGLEHRERHAAVEYIVAHGIASSIEGRRAIIGSAHFVFEDESAQLEADIKEQIESQMQGLSPLYLAVDGKVVGVLGIEDPLKPGVREAIADLHALGVKHVVMLTGDSERTAERIAREAGVDEFKAELLPEDKYAYVERIKGEGRHVAMVGDGVNDSPALGLADVGLAMGGGSDIAKEVADIILTDTDLAAIVRLRRMSQGLIDRLTSSYSKVMLTNSALLALGITGAITPQASSLLHNGSTIAYSLGNAKAYLR is encoded by the coding sequence GTGCCAGAGAGCGATCTCGATGCACTTCTTAAGCTTGGCGGCGAAATCGACGGCGTGCGCAAGGTGCGCGTCTACGGCCGCATCGGCCAGATGGCGCTCGAATATGATGAGCCGCGCCGCGATGCCGTGCTGACCGCCGTCGGTGCGCTCGACGCTCAGGCCATTGCCGACGCAAAGACGGGTTACGTGATGCAGCTTGAGCCACGCAAGCACAAACTCGTTATGGACCTGGCGACACTCGTCGGTGCCCATTACGCACGTCGCTGGTTCTTGCCGACGCCTCTGCGTGCGGTGTTTGTCGTGGCCGGTTACATGGCTTTTTTGCGCGCTGCCCTTCATGAGCTGGCGCAGCCTCGCCTGACCGTTCCCGTGCTCGACGCTTCGGCCATCGGCATTTCGTTCGTCAAGCGTGATGTCGACACCGCGGGCCAGACGATGTTCCTGCTCAACGTGGGTGAGCTGCTCGAGGACTACACGCGCGCCATGAGCGAAAACGAGCTCATCAACTCGCTGCTCGACGTGCCCGATAAGGCACAAAAAGTGGTCGGCGACACCGAGGTAAGCGTTGCCGCGACCGAGCTTGAGCCCGGTGACTTGGTGGCCGTGCGCACCGGCATGTCCATCTGCATTGACGGCGTGGTCGAACAGGGGAGCGCCATGGTCAACCAGGCGACCCTGACCGGCGAGCCGCTTGCCGTCGAGCGCAGCGCAGGCGATGACGTGTTCGCCGGGACCGTCGTGGAAGACGGCAGCATCTTGGTGCGCGTGCGCGCCAACACGGCTCAGACCAAGCTCCGATCGATCGTCTCGCTCGTGCAGACGGCCGATTCACTCAAGTCCGAGGGCCAGTCGCATATGGAGGACCTTGCCAACAAGATCGTCCCGTGGAATTTCTTGCTTGCAGGTCTTGTCGCTCTTACCACGCGCAGCCTCATCAAGACTTCGGCAGCGCTGATGGTCGACTACTCGTGCGCACTCAAGCTTACGGGTTCCGTTGCCGTCATGACTGCCATGAGCGATGCTGCCAAGATGGGCGTTATGGTCAAGGGCGCTAAGTACTTTGAGTCGTTTGCCAAGGCCGATACCATTGTCTTTGACAAGACCGGTACGCTGACCGAGGCCCAGCCGCGCCTAGCTTGCGTGCTCACGACCGACGGCTGGAGCGAGGACGAGGTCCTGCGCCTTTCCGCTTGCTTGGAGGAGCATTTTCCGCATCCGGTGGCGCGTGCCGTGGTCAACGCCGCCCGCGAGCGCGGGCTCGAGCACCGCGAGCGTCATGCCGCCGTCGAGTACATCGTGGCGCACGGCATCGCTTCGTCCATCGAAGGGCGTCGCGCGATTATCGGCTCGGCACACTTTGTGTTTGAGGACGAGAGCGCGCAGCTCGAGGCCGACATTAAGGAGCAAATCGAGTCCCAGATGCAGGGCCTGTCGCCGCTGTATCTGGCGGTCGATGGAAAGGTCGTCGGCGTGCTCGGTATCGAGGACCCGCTCAAGCCCGGGGTCCGCGAGGCAATCGCCGACCTGCATGCGCTGGGCGTCAAGCATGTCGTTATGCTCACGGGCGACTCCGAGCGCACGGCCGAGCGCATTGCGCGAGAGGCGGGCGTCGACGAGTTTAAGGCCGAGCTGCTGCCCGAGGACAAGTACGCGTATGTGGAGCGCATTAAGGGCGAGGGGCGCCACGTTGCCATGGTGGGCGACGGCGTCAACGATTCGCCGGCGCTCGGTTTGGCCGATGTGGGGTTGGCCATGGGCGGCGGAAGCGACATTGCCAAGGAGGTCGCCGATATCATCCTGACCGATACGGATCTTGCCGCGATCGTGCGCCTGCGCCGCATGAGTCAGGGTCTCATCGACCGTCTGACGAGCTCCTATTCTAAGGTGATGCTCACCAACTCAGCGCTCTTGGCACTGGGCATTACCGGCGCGATTACCCCGCAGGCGTCGTCACTGCTGCACAACGGCTCGACGATTGCCTACAGCCTGGGCAACGCAAAGGCTTACCTGCGTTAG